In Eriocheir sinensis breed Jianghai 21 chromosome 12, ASM2467909v1, whole genome shotgun sequence, the following proteins share a genomic window:
- the LOC126997349 gene encoding GPALPP motifs-containing protein 1-like, with protein sequence MGDRDSEGDANCPRLPSAKPNPDDDNNDKKEAEDDLMPALPPHMKKTGTPTTTTSAKEDQNQQDPGGKTSEDESEEYCPALPPHMLQGGNRKSAPPPRSNERRSVVGPMLPKGFIPPTEDTHKEESTDEEEEEEEEKPVVGPVPSAEKVDPGEYRARELEERARRMRDKLEGRDKVSDKPMKRESWMTELPEDKPNFCGLGARQFLRKTPAEKGDRSIWTDTPADRAKKAKDQEEQQQEKEEEGTIEDDVIRQRDKDLTKKVDEYNKTKRAKPLVDLHRIELKRKQKDEGPKERRPFSREEDLSVNKFDEAQKSNIMKKARQLNDRFSSGKAKFL encoded by the exons ATGGGAGACAGGGACAGTGAAGGGGACGCGAATTGCCCTCGGCTGCCTTCTGCCAAACCTAACCCCGATG ATGACAACAACGATAAGAAGGAAGCTGAAGATGACTTAATGCCTGCCCTTCCCCCACATATGAAGAAGACAgggacccccaccaccactacttctgcAAAGGAGGATCAGAACCAACAAGACCCAGGTGGCAAAACATCAGAGGATGAGAGTGAGGAGTATTGCCCTGCCTTACCCCCTCACATGCTTCAAGGGGGTAATCGAAAGTCAGCTCCACCTCCTAGATCCAATGAGAGAAGATCTGTGGTGGGCCCCATGCTGCCTAAGGGGTTCATTCCACCCACAGAGGATACACATAAGGAAGAAAGcactgatgaagaggaggaagaggaggaggaaaagccagTAGTGGGACCTGTGCCCTCTGCAGAGAAGGTGGATCCAGGGGAATACAGAGCAAGGGAGCTGGAGGAGCGAGCCAGGAGGATGCGAGACAAGCTGGAAGGACGTGACAAA GTCTCTGACAAACCTATGAAGAGGGAATCATGGATGACGGAGCTTCCTGAGGACAAGCCCAACTTCTGTGGTTTGGGGGCAAGGCAGTTCCTCCGCAAGACCCCAGCTGAGAAAGGTGACCGGTCCATTTGGACTGACACTCCTGCTGACCGTGCCAAAaaggccaag gatcaggaggagcagcagcaggagaaggaagaggagggaaccaTAGAGGATGATGTTATCCGACAGAGGGATAAGGACCTAACAAAGAAGGTGGATGAGTACAACAAGACCAAGAGAGCTAAACCCCTTGTGGACCTACACAGGATTGAGTTGAAG AGAAAGCAGAAGGATGAGGGACCCAAGGAGCGCAGGCCCTTCAGTCGGGAGGAGGACCTCAGTGTTAATAAATTTGATGAAGCACAAAAGTCAAATATCATGAAGAAGGCACGGCAGCTCAATGACAGGTTCTCCTCAGGCAAGGCCAAGTTCTTGTGA
- the LOC126997350 gene encoding guanosine-3',5'-bis(diphosphate) 3'-pyrophosphohydrolase MESH1-like, whose amino-acid sequence MNTTSQVTGGSESMAAAIIRCVNFSAVKHKDQRRKDPEKTPYINHPIGVAYLLVEAGVEDVDVLQAALLHDTVEDTATSPQELQEAFGPRVAGLVAEVTDDKSLDYRERKRLQIVHTPHISREAKLVKLADKLYNLRDLERCTPQGWSETRVQEYFQWAAKVVAGCQGTNSFLEGELEKLFTHRNITV is encoded by the exons ATGAACACAACTTCCCAGGTCACCGGAGGGAGTGAGAGCATGGCCGCTGCTATAATCAGGTGTGTCAACTTTTCGGCGGTGAAACACAAGGACCAGAGGAGGAAAGACCCAGAAAAGACACCGTACATCAACCAccccattg GTGTGGCCTACCTACTAGTGGAGGCGGGCGTGGAGGATGTGGATGTACTACAGGCAGCTCTCCTTCACGACACCGTGGAGGATACAGCCACATCCCCACAGGAACTGCAGGAAGCCTTTGGACCCAGAGTAGCAGGGTTGGTGGCTGAG GTGACAGATGATAAGAGCTTGGATTATAGAGAGAGAAAGCGCCTTCAAATCGTCCATACACCACATATTTCCAGAGAAGCCAAGCTGGTGAAACTTGCTGACAAGCTGTACAACCTTCGTGACCTTGAGAGGTGCACACCCCAAGGATGGAGTGAGACGAGGGTGCAGGAGTACTTTCAGTGGGCAGCCAAGGTGGTGGCAGGCTGCCAGGGCACCAATAGCTTCCTAGAGGGAGAGCTAGAGAAGTTGTTCACCCATAGAAATATAACAGtttga